The Streptomyces sp. NBC_01197 genome window below encodes:
- a CDS encoding DUF998 domain-containing protein yields MRLVPWWALLSSGCAPVLLIGGSNLAELMQGPGYNPKTRTISVLAAYGTPGYGVMTGMLLALGACYVITALGLRSATLLGRAALAGGGISAMVLTLVPAPPSGGSFGHGAVVTVGFGLLAVWPVLAVDRGAGAPWGLRPAAVRDGGASWGLRQDVAIAVSASMCAFAVWFLVGLQLHGLPGVAERVLTFAQALWPFLVVISCWPHEVSTEQV; encoded by the coding sequence ATGCGACTTGTACCCTGGTGGGCCTTGCTCTCGTCCGGGTGCGCGCCTGTGTTGCTCATCGGAGGCTCGAATCTCGCGGAGCTGATGCAGGGGCCCGGCTACAACCCGAAGACCCGGACGATAAGCGTCCTCGCCGCGTACGGCACGCCCGGGTACGGGGTGATGACCGGGATGCTGCTCGCACTCGGGGCCTGTTACGTCATCACCGCACTCGGGCTGCGTTCCGCCACGCTCCTCGGCCGGGCCGCGCTCGCCGGGGGCGGGATCTCCGCGATGGTGCTGACGCTGGTGCCCGCACCCCCCAGCGGAGGCTCGTTCGGTCACGGGGCTGTGGTCACGGTGGGGTTCGGGCTGCTGGCCGTCTGGCCGGTACTGGCCGTCGACCGTGGTGCGGGGGCGCCGTGGGGACTGCGGCCTGCCGCGGTCCGGGACGGGGGCGCGTCATGGGGACTGCGGCAGGACGTGGCGATCGCGGTCAGCGCCTCGATGTGCGCCTTCGCGGTCTGGTTCCTCGTCGGGCTCCAGCTTCACGGGCTGCCGGGGGTCGCCGAACGTGTCCTGACCTTCGCGCAGGCACTCTGGCCCTTCCTGGTCGTCATCTCCTGCTGGCCGCACGAGGTCAGCACCGAACAGGTGTAG
- a CDS encoding nitrate/nitrite transporter produces the protein MSTAVGTEDPAGDTAGVVDAGRSRSITDWRPEDEAFWRETGAGVARRNLAFSVLSEHIGFSVWSLWSVLVLFLGPEYHIDAAGKFTLTALPTALGAVLRLPYTFAVARFGGRNWTVFSALLLLVPTVLAGLVLRPGVSYGTLLGVACVAGVGGGNFASSMANINAFYPQRLKGWALGVNAGGGNLGVPVVQLVGLLVLATAGAAQPRLVPLVYLPLIALAALGAALRMDNLTSLRNDRRALREVAKESHSWVMSLLYIGTFGSFIGFGFAFGQVLQVQFHQQFDTPVKAAYLTFLGPLLGSLVRPLGGRMADRWGGARVTLWTFAAMAAGTGAVLIASQQKSLPMFLAGFVALFVLSGIGNGSTYKMIPAIFQAKARIAVAAGADEETAERDARRRASALIGLAGALGAFGGVLVNIAFRQSFLATGDGDAAYWAFLATYAVCCAVTWAVYLRPRVGPMPAI, from the coding sequence ATGAGCACTGCCGTCGGAACAGAAGACCCGGCCGGGGACACAGCCGGGGTGGTGGACGCGGGCCGGTCCCGCTCCATCACGGACTGGCGTCCGGAGGACGAGGCGTTCTGGAGGGAGACCGGCGCGGGAGTCGCGCGCCGGAACCTGGCCTTCTCGGTCCTGTCCGAGCACATCGGATTCTCGGTGTGGAGCCTGTGGTCGGTGCTGGTGCTGTTCCTCGGACCGGAGTACCACATCGACGCGGCGGGCAAGTTCACACTCACCGCGCTGCCGACGGCGCTCGGCGCCGTGCTGCGCCTGCCCTACACCTTCGCGGTGGCCAGGTTCGGCGGCCGCAACTGGACCGTGTTCAGCGCGCTGTTGCTGCTGGTCCCGACGGTGCTGGCCGGGCTCGTGCTGCGGCCAGGCGTCTCGTACGGCACCCTGCTCGGGGTGGCGTGTGTCGCCGGTGTCGGGGGCGGCAACTTCGCTTCCTCGATGGCGAACATCAACGCGTTCTACCCACAGCGCCTCAAGGGCTGGGCGCTGGGCGTCAACGCGGGCGGCGGCAACCTCGGCGTCCCGGTCGTGCAGCTGGTCGGCCTGCTGGTGCTGGCCACGGCCGGTGCGGCGCAGCCGCGGCTGGTACCGCTGGTCTACCTGCCGCTGATCGCGCTGGCCGCGCTGGGCGCGGCGCTGAGGATGGACAACCTGACGTCGCTGAGGAACGACAGGAGGGCGCTGCGGGAGGTGGCCAAGGAGTCGCACAGCTGGGTCATGTCGCTGCTCTACATCGGTACTTTCGGCTCGTTCATCGGCTTCGGCTTCGCCTTCGGGCAGGTGCTGCAGGTGCAGTTCCACCAGCAGTTCGACACCCCGGTGAAGGCCGCGTACCTGACCTTCCTCGGGCCCCTTCTGGGGTCGCTGGTACGGCCGTTGGGCGGGAGGATGGCGGACCGCTGGGGCGGCGCCCGGGTGACGCTGTGGACCTTCGCCGCGATGGCGGCGGGCACCGGCGCGGTGCTGATCGCCTCGCAGCAGAAGTCGCTGCCGATGTTCCTGGCCGGCTTCGTGGCGCTGTTCGTGCTGAGCGGGATCGGCAACGGCTCGACGTACAAGATGATCCCGGCGATCTTCCAGGCCAAGGCGCGGATCGCGGTCGCCGCAGGAGCTGACGAGGAGACCGCGGAGCGGGACGCCCGGCGCCGGGCATCGGCGCTGATCGGACTGGCCGGCGCGCTCGGGGCGTTCGGCGGGGTCCTGGTGAACATCGCCTTCCGTCAGTCGTTCCTGGCCACCGGGGACGGCGACGCGGCGTACTGGGCCTTCCTGGCTACGTACGCCGTGTGCTGCGCCGTGACGTGGGCGGTCTATCTGCGGCCCCGGGTGGGGCCGATGCCCGCGATCTGA
- a CDS encoding YceI family protein, which translates to MTMPALADLTGTYVLDPAHTRIGFVARHAMITKVRGSFAEFEGTLKLDGSDPAKSGVLVAIKSDSIDTGNEQRDGHLRTNDFLDAPNYPRITFTSTGIKQLDGSHFRLTGDLTIKDTTKPISIDFELTGTAQDPFGNQRVGFEGEVAVSRKEYGITWNAALEGGGVLVGDKVVLEFDVSAIKQS; encoded by the coding sequence ATGACCATGCCCGCCCTCGCCGACCTGACCGGCACCTACGTGCTCGACCCGGCGCACACCCGCATCGGCTTCGTGGCCAGGCACGCGATGATCACCAAGGTCCGCGGCTCGTTCGCCGAGTTCGAGGGCACGCTCAAGCTGGACGGCTCGGACCCGGCCAAGTCGGGCGTCCTGGTCGCCATCAAGTCCGACAGCATCGACACCGGCAACGAGCAGCGAGACGGACACCTGCGGACCAACGACTTTCTCGATGCCCCGAACTACCCGCGGATCACCTTCACCTCGACCGGGATCAAGCAGTTGGACGGCAGCCACTTCCGGCTGACCGGCGACCTGACGATCAAGGACACCACCAAGCCGATCAGCATCGACTTCGAGCTCACCGGCACCGCCCAGGACCCCTTCGGCAACCAGCGGGTGGGCTTCGAGGGTGAGGTCGCCGTCAGCCGCAAGGAGTACGGCATCACGTGGAACGCCGCCCTCGAAGGCGGCGGCGTCCTCGTCGGCGACAAGGTGGTGCTGGAGTTCGACGTCTCGGCGATCAAGCAGAGCTGA
- a CDS encoding mannosyltransferase family protein, with amino-acid sequence MPFLPSGPRENTPVSARPSRVPGRRRRPAGSEARPSGTQPYGERPNGNRSCGDRWHRGGWYGAESGPRHRPGAFRGLLLRVSPADREVLWLYLVTRLGIWTTAYCARWLFPADHNSRDGGPLLAPFQQWDWDFYLHIARDGYFPGQGVLLHSTLDHREAFLPGFPLVLRAVHTVVTNWAAAGLLISFAAGAVAVLALSRIARLHLPDHGAGRRTVMFLLLSPCAVFLAAGYTEALFLALALPAWLAAQRRNWPLATALTALATTVRVNGLFLAAAIALHFILTARTGRDWRRLPWLALPALPVALYSGYLHAHTGDWMAWKHAEEQGWNRTFHTPWEAWSNTWHNAFAHAQTTGYAVMFQAELLAMVAGLALLVLLVRQRRWAEALYIGLTLWALGTSYWYMSIPRSTLLWWPLWISLAGWSLRRPRFKTLCLAVATPVTTAVALTFLSGRWAG; translated from the coding sequence ATGCCGTTCTTGCCGTCCGGGCCGCGTGAGAACACACCCGTTTCCGCACGCCCCTCCCGCGTGCCGGGTCGGCGTCGGCGCCCCGCAGGGAGCGAAGCCAGGCCGAGCGGAACCCAGCCGTACGGAGAGCGGCCGAACGGAAACCGTTCATGCGGGGACCGGTGGCACAGGGGCGGGTGGTACGGGGCCGAGTCCGGTCCCCGCCACCGGCCGGGGGCCTTCCGGGGGCTTCTTCTGAGAGTGAGTCCTGCCGACCGTGAGGTGCTGTGGCTGTACCTGGTGACCCGCCTGGGCATCTGGACCACGGCCTACTGCGCCCGCTGGCTGTTTCCCGCCGACCACAACTCCCGCGACGGGGGCCCCCTTCTGGCTCCCTTCCAGCAGTGGGACTGGGACTTCTACCTGCATATAGCCCGCGACGGCTACTTCCCGGGGCAGGGCGTACTCCTGCACAGCACCCTGGACCACCGGGAGGCCTTTCTGCCCGGCTTCCCCCTCGTCCTGCGGGCGGTCCACACCGTCGTCACGAACTGGGCAGCGGCCGGCTTGCTGATCTCCTTCGCCGCCGGGGCCGTCGCCGTCCTGGCGCTCTCCCGCATCGCCCGGCTGCACCTGCCCGACCACGGGGCCGGGCGGCGCACCGTGATGTTCCTGCTGCTCTCGCCGTGCGCGGTCTTCCTGGCCGCCGGCTACACCGAGGCGCTCTTCCTCGCTCTCGCGCTGCCCGCCTGGCTCGCCGCCCAGCGGCGCAACTGGCCGCTCGCCACCGCCCTGACAGCCCTGGCCACCACGGTCCGCGTGAACGGCCTCTTCCTCGCAGCCGCCATCGCGCTGCACTTCATCCTCACCGCCCGCACCGGCCGCGACTGGCGCCGGCTCCCCTGGCTCGCCCTGCCCGCCCTACCCGTGGCCCTCTACAGCGGCTACCTGCACGCCCACACCGGCGACTGGATGGCTTGGAAACATGCTGAGGAACAGGGCTGGAACCGCACGTTCCACACTCCGTGGGAGGCCTGGTCCAACACCTGGCACAACGCCTTCGCCCACGCCCAGACGACCGGTTACGCCGTCATGTTCCAGGCCGAACTCCTGGCCATGGTCGCCGGACTCGCCCTCCTCGTCCTCCTGGTACGGCAGCGACGCTGGGCCGAGGCTCTGTACATCGGCCTCACCCTGTGGGCCCTGGGCACCTCGTACTGGTACATGTCCATCCCCCGCTCCACCCTCCTGTGGTGGCCGCTGTGGATCTCCCTGGCGGGATGGAGCCTGCGCAGGCCGCGGTTCAAGACGCTCTGTCTCGCTGTTGCCACCCCTGTCACGACTGCCGTCGCGCTGACCTTCCTGTCGGGGCGCTGGGCGGGATGA